A region of Chelonia mydas isolate rCheMyd1 chromosome 7, rCheMyd1.pri.v2, whole genome shotgun sequence DNA encodes the following proteins:
- the LOC114021994 gene encoding cytoskeleton-associated protein 2 gives MTQRDAAGCYSFPLSRITPLKAMAGAGSWWEDPSTPFRAGELRDRPVSLRKHLRSQKEKQSIAERLSLSFSLVPRKSPLGYYLGRLVPSKTCSFRQSLPVEASLGIAWQPVVHSPNTITSRRASAGAWQASTALRTGRATDQTQLKGSRILTKPALGRVRPISSPRAVMLFELPRPAAQKPKPTSRHKLAAVKPAINARRAQLAEWQAAKGKVLKRPPCVMVPAPPKRCLSKEPSVLSSWTTIMDEEEMKSEPDQASLAVLE, from the exons ATG acccAGAGAGATGCTGCAGGCTGCTACAGCTTCCCCCTTTCCAGGATCACTCCACTGAAGGCCATGGCTGGTGCTGGCAGCTGGTGGGAAGATCCCAGCACCCCGTTCAGAGCTGGCGAGCTGAGGGACAGGCCGGTGTCTCTCAGGAAGCACCTGAGGAGCCAGAAGGAGAAGCAGAGCATTGCTGAGCGACTGAGCCTCAGTTTCAGCTTGGTGCCCAGGAAGTCTCCCCTGGGCTATTACCTGGGCAGGCTTGTGCCCTCCAAGACCTGCTCTTTCCGCCAGAGCCTGCCTGTGGAGGCCAGCCTGGGCATTGCCTGGCAGCCTGTGGTGCACTCTCCCAACACCATCACCTCCCGCAGGGCTTCTGCAGGGGCCTGGCAGGCTAGCACTGCCCTGAGAACAGGCCGTGCCACAGACCAGACCCAGCTCAAGGGCAGCAGGATCCTGACCAAGCCAGCTCTTGGTAGAGTGAGAcccatctcctctcccagggcagTGATGCTGTTTGAGCTGCCCCGTCCTGCTGCCCAGAAGCCCAAACCCACCAGCAGGCACAAGCTTGCTGCGGTCAAACCAGCCATCAATGCCAGGAG ggcccagctggcaGAATGGCAAGCTGCCAAGGGCAAGGTTCTGAAGAGGCCCCCTTGTGTAATGGTCCCTGCTCCTCCGAAGAGATGCTTGTCCAAGGAGCCCTCTGTCCTGTCCTCCTGGACCACCATAATGGATGAAGAGGAGATGAAATCGGAGCCGGACCAAGCCAGCCTGGCAGTTCTGGAGTAG